From a single Brassica oleracea var. oleracea cultivar TO1000 chromosome C5, BOL, whole genome shotgun sequence genomic region:
- the LOC106344334 gene encoding uncharacterized protein LOC106344334 — MSSSSSDGVDEAVEEWFDEEFDNLVDSLVNDQAKKPKRRAYYERHREEGHNQLWNDYFREHATYPPEMFRRRFRMHKPLFLRIVDALRNEVPYFHQRRNAHGRYGLSTLQKCTTAIRMLAYGQSGDTYDEYLRLGESTALLCLDNFTNAIIQLFGHEYLRRPTADDLQRLLDIGELRGFPGMVGSIDCMHWEWKNCPTAWRGQYTRGSGKPTIILEAVASQDLWIWHAFFGLPAQLFAQHQEAVRKDVERAFGVLQARFAIVKNPALLWDKEKIGRIMRCCVILHNMIVEDERDRFTQYDTDEFESGESSRSSQVDVVSSTESLSNVGEMRGIRNQIRDQQIHHRLKADLVENIWQKFGNLDE, encoded by the exons ATGTCATCCTCATCGTCAGATGGCGTAGATGAAGCTGTTGAAGAATGGTTCGACGAAGAATTTGATAATCTCGTCGACTCCCTAGTTAATGATCAAGCAAAAAAACCAAAGAGACGGGCTTACTACGAAAGACATCGGGAAGAAGGACACAATCAACTATGGAATGACTATTTCAGGGAACATGCTACATACCCACCGGAAATGTTTAGAAGACGTTTTCGAATGCACAAGCCATTGTTCCTTCGCATTGTGGATGCTTTAAGAAATGAAGTTCCATACTTTCACCAAAGAAGAAATGCTCACGGAAGGTACGGCCTATCTACACTGCAAAAGTGTACAACAGCTATACGTATGCTAGCATATGGTCAATCAGGAGATACGTATGACGAATATCTCCGACTAGGTGAAAGTACTGCACTTTTATGTTTGGACAATTTCACTAATGCGATAATACAATTGTTTGGCCATGAGTATCTAAGAAGACCTACAGCTGATGATCTTCAACGACTACTGGATATTGGAGAGTTACGCGGGTTCCCAGGAATGGTAGGCAGCATCGACTGTATGCATTGGGAGTGGAAAAATTGCCCAACAGCTTGGAGAGGACAGTACACACGTGGTTCAGGAAAGCCGACAATTATCTTAGAGGCGGTGGCATCACAAGATCTATGGATATGGCACGCATTTTTCGGACTTCCAG CACAGCTATTTGCTCAACATCAAGAAGCCGTAAGAAAAGATGTCGAACGTGCTTTCGGAGTATTGCAAGCGAGGTTTGCAATAGTTAAAAACCCAGCACTACTATGGGACAAGGAAAAGATAGGAAGGATTATGAGATGTTGTGTCATACTGCACAACATGATAGTAGAGGACGAACGTGACAGATTCACTCAGTATGATACAGATGAATTCGAATCAGGAGAGTCAAGCAGAAGTTCCCAGGTTGATGTTGTCTCCTCTACGGAAAGCCTTTCTAATGTCGGTGAAATGCGTGGGATTCGCAATCAAATTCGGGATCAACAGATACATCATCGTTTGAAAGCTGATTTAGTTGAAAATATATGGCAAAAGTTTGGTAATCTTGATGAATAA
- the LOC106344335 gene encoding glutathione S-transferase T2-like, which translates to MDPAEERRDIKRHQENCNMLGYVADSEYGIPRRCPCGGRIIDEVRGKEEYDTHPGKHFFSCINYEEQASGQNENDVMKSAHDIFFNDYHGKFTLEHAWRELRFDQKWRSISLPRDGAKEKRKEAAETVPDSEEVRPPGVKASKAAKRKKNGNEAAYDRLQSILDLKQNISKQKLLDRLLSKKETLTESEVSLKDKLVAEML; encoded by the exons ATGGATCCCGCAGAGGAGAGAAGAGATATAAAAAGGCATCAGGAGAACTGCAACATGTTGGGATACGTGGCCGATTCTGAATATGGGATTCCTAGAAGATGTCCCTGTGGTGGGAGAATCATTGACGAGGTTCGCGGGAAGGAGGAGTACGACACTCATCCTGGGAAGCACTTCTTCAGCTGCATAAACTACGAG GAGCAAGCTAGTGGCCAAAATGAGAACGATGTCATGAAGTCTGCCCATGACATCTTCTTCAACGACTACCACGGCAAGTTCACACTTGAACATGCGTGGAGGGAGCTGCGGTTCGATCAAAAATGGAGGTCTATCTCTTTACCAAGAGATGGTGCAAAGGAGAAAAGGAAGGAAGCTGCAGAGACGGTGCCTGACTCGGAAGAGGTAAGGCCACCTGGTGTTAAGGCTTCCAAAGCAGCCAAACGCAAGAAGAATGGGAATGAAGCTGCATATGATCGACTACAGAGCATTCTAGACTTGAAACAGAACATATCCAAACAGAAACTACTAGATCGTCTCCTCTCAAAAAAAGAAACTCTCACTGAAAGTGAGGTGTCTCTGAAGGACAAACTCGTAGCTGAGATGCTTTGA
- the LOC106293277 gene encoding F-box protein PP2-A12 isoform X2, which yields MGASHSGLHKDLSSSSSSFCLGDLPEDCVALIVENLDPVEICRLSKLNRAFRGASWADFVWESKLPPNYEAFLERILGGGFPENLQKRDLYACLCRVNSFDHGTKVWIDKRSGGVCLSISAKGLSITGIDDRRYWSHIPTDESRFASVAYLQQTWWFEVDGEIDFPFPVGTYSIFFRLQLGQSGKWFGRRVCNTEQVHGWDIKPVRFQLWTEDGQYSSSQCMLTERGRWNHYHGGDFVVRESRSSSTKIKFSMTQIDCTHTKGGLSLDSVIVYPSSCKDRF from the exons ATGGGTGCGAGTCACTCTGGTCTTCACAAGGATTTGTCTTCATCTTCGTCGTCGTTTTGTTTAGGGGATCTCCCGGAAGATTGCGTGGCTCTGATCGTTGAGAATTTGGACCCCGTCGAGATCTGTAGACTCTCGAAGCTCAACAGGGCTTTCCGGGGAGCTTCATGGGCCGATTTCGTCTGGGAATCGAAGCTTCCTCCGAACTACGAGGCCTTTCTCGAGAGAATCCTTGGTGGTGGGTTCCCGGAAAATCTCCAGAAAAGAGATTTATACGCTTGTCTCTGCAGGGTTAACTCATTCGATCACGGCACCAAG GTATGGATTGATAAACGAAGCGGTGGTGTTTGTCTAAGCATCTCAGCTAAGGGCTTATCAATCACAGGGATTGATGATCGTCGATACTGGAGTCATATCCCCACTGATGAATCTCG GTTTGCTTCCGTGGCTTACCTTCAACAAACCTGGTGGTTTGAAGTCGACGGTGAGATTGATTTCCCGTTCCCGGTAGGAACCTACAGTATCTTCTTCAGGCTGCAGCTAGGTCAGTCTGGCAAGTGGTTTGGTCGACGGGTCTGTAACACCGAACAAGTCCACGGTTGGGACATTAAACCGGTTCGGTTTCAGCTCTGGACTGAAGACGGTCAATACTCCTCGTCTCAATGTATGTTAACCGAGCGGGGAAGGTGGAACCACTACCACGGGGGAGATTTTGTAGTCCGGGAATCAAGAAGCTCATCGACGAAGATAAAGTTTTCGATGACGCAGATTGACTGTACACATACCAAAGGCGGATTGTCACTAGACTCTGTGATTGTATACCCGAGCTCGTGTAAAGACCGGTTTTAA
- the LOC106293277 gene encoding F-box protein PP2-A12 isoform X1 — protein MGASHSGLHKDLSSSSSSFCLGDLPEDCVALIVENLDPVEICRLSKLNRAFRGASWADFVWESKLPPNYEAFLERILGGGFPENLQKRDLYACLCRVNSFDHGTKKVWIDKRSGGVCLSISAKGLSITGIDDRRYWSHIPTDESRFASVAYLQQTWWFEVDGEIDFPFPVGTYSIFFRLQLGQSGKWFGRRVCNTEQVHGWDIKPVRFQLWTEDGQYSSSQCMLTERGRWNHYHGGDFVVRESRSSSTKIKFSMTQIDCTHTKGGLSLDSVIVYPSSCKDRF, from the exons ATGGGTGCGAGTCACTCTGGTCTTCACAAGGATTTGTCTTCATCTTCGTCGTCGTTTTGTTTAGGGGATCTCCCGGAAGATTGCGTGGCTCTGATCGTTGAGAATTTGGACCCCGTCGAGATCTGTAGACTCTCGAAGCTCAACAGGGCTTTCCGGGGAGCTTCATGGGCCGATTTCGTCTGGGAATCGAAGCTTCCTCCGAACTACGAGGCCTTTCTCGAGAGAATCCTTGGTGGTGGGTTCCCGGAAAATCTCCAGAAAAGAGATTTATACGCTTGTCTCTGCAGGGTTAACTCATTCGATCACGGCACCAAG AAGGTATGGATTGATAAACGAAGCGGTGGTGTTTGTCTAAGCATCTCAGCTAAGGGCTTATCAATCACAGGGATTGATGATCGTCGATACTGGAGTCATATCCCCACTGATGAATCTCG GTTTGCTTCCGTGGCTTACCTTCAACAAACCTGGTGGTTTGAAGTCGACGGTGAGATTGATTTCCCGTTCCCGGTAGGAACCTACAGTATCTTCTTCAGGCTGCAGCTAGGTCAGTCTGGCAAGTGGTTTGGTCGACGGGTCTGTAACACCGAACAAGTCCACGGTTGGGACATTAAACCGGTTCGGTTTCAGCTCTGGACTGAAGACGGTCAATACTCCTCGTCTCAATGTATGTTAACCGAGCGGGGAAGGTGGAACCACTACCACGGGGGAGATTTTGTAGTCCGGGAATCAAGAAGCTCATCGACGAAGATAAAGTTTTCGATGACGCAGATTGACTGTACACATACCAAAGGCGGATTGTCACTAGACTCTGTGATTGTATACCCGAGCTCGTGTAAAGACCGGTTTTAA
- the LOC106344336 gene encoding uncharacterized protein LOC106344336, with protein sequence MGPDRNDPENTEACPKTSGVIMGEQSDPQPPDPRWPYLGRWSKAVTPPIMSVQQKEIGVPTSFAAPPPEIIDTSTEQETGDTPPTSETVSSPHAPASTDPHPPVPVTSQIQPTDEYTSAPLTDERAVVHQETNQLVTSGLTEASEKGDQEDEPDTETIFVPTMGAWSKPLRFTPPPTPPEPATPKLGFTEVVKSQIACFWPTINESIVKGHKHTKEKLVYPVQTTSQLPMEKLPPPVLKEDGSLWFPWAARMNQSSRNLFRAAEPTYRLDGTPQVTIPSNVLRLGPENKEEYIVGQFHRCTKPPGGLIHAVLNRLWERECKISCRKLGESSPVDSLKIPEISTLPVWVTLKNIPDSCYSRLGISHIASGLGEPMLTHRPRLDPTSMGEAKILVEIELDKPFPKLIALDDKQGNIYLVEVEYSWIPSACEKCGALGHKEKRCLLPAKTLGTAHVTKDTQKPNEEIPMVDIVKLLQQSPATPATNFDQNPSSTSTHQSPETPKRSSPTSNSEDPTDGPSSNVHEVHFIPRSKSDTTLPSLAVIVVAPSALQIMEETSSPVHIREASHTYETEQHFGEF encoded by the exons ATGGGCCCTGACAGAAACGATCCGGAGAATACTGAAGCTTGTCCTAAGACTTCCGGCGTCATTATGGGTGAGCAATCCGACCCGCAACCACCGGATCCTCGATGGCCATATCTTGGTCGATGGTCAAAAGCTGTCACTCCACCAATAATGTCGGTTCAACAAAAAGAAATTGGGGTTCCCACTTCTTTCGCTGCTCCTCCTCCTGAAATTATTGACACTTCAACGGAACAAGAAACAGGGGACACTCCTCCTACTTCTGAAACCGTTTCCTCTCCTCATGCACCTGCATCAACCGACCCTCATCCACCAGTTCCTGTAACTAGTCAGATTCAACCAACTGATGAATATACCTCAGCGCCTCTCACCGATGAACGAGCAGTTGTTCATCAGGAAACAAACCAGTTGGTCACCTCAGGTCTTACTGAAGCTTCTGAAAAGGGCGACCAGGAAGATGAACCGGACACAGAAACAATATTTGTTCCAACTATGGGAGCGTGGTCGAAACCACTCCGATTCACCCCACCTCCAACACCTCCAGAACCTGCTACTCCTAAACTTGGATTCACAGAAGTTGTAAAAAGCCAAATAGCTTGTTTCTGGCCTACAATAAATGAGTCTATTGTCAAGGGTCACAAGCATACGAAGGAAAAATTGGTGTATCCGGTCCAAACAACCTCCCAATTACCTATGGAAAAATTGCCACCTCCTGTGCTCAAGGAAGACGGTTCCCTCTGGTTTCCATGGGCAGCCCGAATGAATCAATCATCTAGAAATCTTTTCCGAGCTGCTGAACCGACGTATCGACTAGATGGAACTCCTCAGGTGACAATTCCTTCTAACGTCCTTAGACTAGGACCTGAGAATAAGGAAGAATACATTGTAGGACAGTTCCATAGATGCACTAAACCGCCTGGAGGTCTTATTCATGCTGTCTTGAATAGATTGTGGGAAAGGGAATGTAAGATATCTTGCCGGAAATTGGGAGAGTCGTC TCCGGTAGACTCGCTTAAAATCCCTGAGATTTCAACTCTCCCAGTCTGGGTCACCCTTAAGAATATCCCAGATTCTTGCTACTCAAGATTGGGTATCAGTCATATAGCATCAGGTTTGGGAGAGCCAATGCTTACTCATAGGCCTCGTTTAGATCCAACAAGTATGGGGGAAGCTAAAATTTTAGTGGAGATTGAGTTAGATAAACCATTCCCAAAGCTAATTGCGCTTGATGACAAGCAAGGCAACATCTACTTGGTGGAAGTGGAGTATTCTTGGATTCCTAGTGCTTGTGAAAAATGTGGAGCTCTTGGGCATAAGGAAAAGAGGTGTCTACTACCTGCTAAGACTCTTGGAACAGCTCATGTCACAAAAGATACTCAGAAACCTAATGAAGAGATCCCAATGGTGGATATAGTTAAGCTGTTGCAACAATCCCCTGCTACCCCGGCTACCAACTTCGATCAAAACCCAAGCTCTACTTCCACACACCAATCACCTGAGACTCCAAAAAGGTCTTCGCCTACTAGTAATTCTGAGGACCCCACTGATGGACCTTCCTCCAATGTGCACGAGGTACATTTTATTCCTCGTTCTAAGTCTGATACTACTTTACCATCGTTAGCAGTCATTGTCGTTGCGCCATCTGCGTTACAAATTATGGAGGAAACTTCATCTCCCGTACACATTAGAGAAGCCTCTCACACTTATGAAACGGAGCAACATTTTGGGGAGTTTTAA
- the LOC106296197 gene encoding serine/threonine-protein kinase PEPKR2-like has product MRKKRKGSEAEGSEEDLSCATTASRSSNFRSHFSLEGYARLKKRCKENDTVVDEDSVGSFKRRLAGVATAPPCGASSLVSSGRGLKRKIGCIDVSTQTGRKNKIDDDYVLGPNIGKGKFGSVRICRSKSNGIDFACKTLKKGEETVHREVEIMQHLSGHPRVVTLHAVYEESDCFHLVMELCSGGRLIDQMVKEGRYSEQRAANIFKDLMLVINYCHEMGVVHRDIKPENILLTAVGKIQLADFGLAMRIAKGQTLSGLAGSPAYVAPEVLSESYSEKVDVWSAGVLLYALLSGVLPFKGDSLDAIFEAIKKVKLDFNSGVWESVSKPARDLLSRMLSRDESARITADEVLRHPWILFYTDRTLKTMCIKSKHKGQAGSPPGLQLRSPMKKTDVNRANREKKTTYDDSPTDSFSNTEEEEEEDESGVVDVLVVAISNVRISEPKRSRLCSPTNSPIEQQHSSNLTTTTNTLCRAF; this is encoded by the exons ATGAGGAAGAAGCGGAAAGGTAGTGAAGCCGAAGGTTCGGAGGAGGATCTATCATGTGCAACTACTGCATCGCGATCATCCAACTTCAGGTCACACTTCTCACTAGAAGGTTACGCTAGACTCAAGAAGCGCTGCAAGGAGAATGACACCGTCGTCGACGAGGACTCTGTTGGTTCCTTCAAGAGACGCCTCGCCGGCGTCGCGACCGCACCTCCTTGCGGCGCGTCGTCTCTGGTTTCGTCGGGGAGAGGTTTGAAGAGGAAGATTGGTTGCATTGACGTTTCCACTCAGACTGGTAGGAAGAACAAGATTGACGATGACTATGTTTTGGGTCCTAACATTGGGAAAGGGAAGTTCGGGTCGGTTAGGATCTGTAGGTCGAAGAGTAACGGGATTGACTTTGCTTGTAAGACACTGAAGAAAGGGGAGGAGACTGTTCACAGGGAGGTTGAGATTATGCAGCATTTGTCTGGTCATCCTCGGGTTGTCACGTTGCATGCTGTGTATGAAGAGTCGGATTGTTTTCATCTTGTGATGGAGCTGTGTTCGGGAGGACGTTTGATTGATCAGATGGTTAAGGAGGGGAGGTACTCTGAGCAGCGTGCAGCTAATATATTCAAGGACCTCATGCTAGTTATCAATTATTGCCACGAGATGGGAGTTGTGCATAGAGATATCAAACCTGAGAACATTCTCCTCACAGCTGTTGGGAAGATTCAGCTCGCTGATTTTGGCCTCGCCATGAGAATTGCAAAAG GTCAGACATTGTCTGGATTGGCGGGAAGTCCTGCTTATGTAGCACCTGAAGTTCTTTCTGAAAGTTATTCAGAGAAAGTTGACGTTTGGAGTGCAGGAGTCCTCTTATACGCTCTCCTGTCCGGTGTACTCCCGTTTAAGGGAGACTCTTTGGATGCTATTTTCGAAGCAATCAAGAAAGTGAAGCTTGATTTCAACTCTGGAGTGTGGGAGTCCGTCTCCAAACCAGCTCGTGATCTATTGTCAAGAATGCTATCAAGGGACGAATCTGCCAGGATCACTGCGGATGAAGTGCTAA GGCATCCATGGATACTCTTTTACACTGACCGGACTCTCAAGACAATGTGCATCAAGTCGAAGCACAAGGGTCAAGCAGGATCTCCTCCCGGCCTTCAGCTTCGCAGTCCGATGAAGAAAACTGACGTAAACAGAGCTAACAGAGAGAAGAAGACAACATATGATGATTCACCGACTGATTCATTCTCCAACACAGAGGAGGAGGAGGAAGAAGATGAGAGCGGTGTGGTCGATGTGCTTGTGGTTGCAATCTCCAACGTGAGGATCTCAGAACCAAAGAGAAGCAGACTCTGTAGTCCCACGAACAGCCCCATCGAACAGCAACATTCTTCTAACTTGACCACGACTACTAATACACTCTGTCGAGCCTTCTGA
- the LOC106294260 gene encoding thionin-like protein 2: protein MKSRKVTMLVTIMILMMMGNLLDQTKAQKSSLGQREAEKIPFIQCYPSCLKECKSTYKFPASLKCPIICLKACLHPPSPSPSPSPSPSPSPSPSPSPSPSPSPLSEKTIDETNDFCKFGCAVQQCASLSTMEIPNVKKVAACVDSCSIKCSSKN, encoded by the exons ATGAAGAGCAGAAAGGTTACCATGTTAGTGACAATAATGATACTTATGATGATGGGAAACCTTTTAGATCAAACAAAGGCTCAAAAAAGTTCTTTAGGTCAAAGAGAAGCTGAGAAAATCCCTTTTATTCAGTGTTATCCATCTTGTCTTAAAGAGTGCAAAAGTACTTACAAGTTTCCAGCGTCTCTCAAGTGTCCAATTATATGTCTTAAAGCCTGTCTTCATCCTCCATCACCATCACCATCACCATCACCATCACCATCACCATCACCATCACCATCTCCATCTCCATCTCCATCTCCATCTCCTCTTTCGGAGAAAACTATTGATGAAACTAATGATTTCTGTAAATTTGGTTGTGCTGTGCAACAATGTGCTTCTCTTTCTACTATGGAAATTCCAA ATGTGAAGAAAGTCGCAGCCTGTGTCGATTCATGTTCGATTAAGTGTTCCAGCAAAAACTAA